In Streptomyces hawaiiensis, one genomic interval encodes:
- a CDS encoding ATP-binding protein, producing the protein MMSHRGDAVSSPAHHVLRPPSGAAAHAGAPGANHAFPAGPKSVSPYGAPPSVPKTLPQFSGALSASAALRIECSREGFARARSFTRDTLHDWSLDHRCDDATLVITELAANAATHAAPRASEVPGVPEIRLGFLLDPGHLLVTVSDHDDHPPVYAPAGAALEEHGRGLCIVDALAEEWGWAPSPPAGKTVWATLSIRPAMPCPPI; encoded by the coding sequence CTGATGTCGCATCGGGGAGATGCCGTGTCCTCACCTGCGCACCACGTGCTCCGGCCGCCGAGTGGGGCTGCGGCACACGCAGGCGCACCCGGGGCGAACCACGCCTTCCCGGCCGGACCGAAGTCGGTCTCGCCGTACGGGGCCCCGCCCTCGGTGCCGAAGACACTGCCGCAGTTCTCGGGTGCCCTGTCCGCCTCGGCCGCGCTGCGAATCGAGTGCAGCCGGGAAGGGTTCGCGCGAGCCCGGTCCTTCACCCGCGACACCCTGCACGACTGGTCGCTGGACCACCGCTGTGACGACGCGACCCTCGTCATCACCGAGCTCGCCGCCAACGCCGCGACGCACGCGGCGCCGAGAGCCTCGGAGGTGCCGGGTGTGCCGGAGATCCGGCTCGGCTTCCTCCTGGACCCCGGCCACCTGCTGGTCACCGTCTCCGACCACGACGACCACCCGCCCGTGTACGCGCCGGCCGGTGCGGCCCTGGAGGAGCACGGCCGGGGGCTGTGCATCGTCGACGCCCTGGCCGAGGAGTGGGGCTGGGCCCCCAGTCCCCCGGCGGGCAAGACGGTCTGGGCCACGTTGTCGATCCGGCCGGCCATGCCCTGTCCACCCATCTGA
- a CDS encoding DUF397 domain-containing protein, which yields MPPVQNGVQASSLAACWMKSRHSNAEGNCVEVAPLVDGGIAMRNSRDPDGPALVYTSAEVAAFLAGAKDGEFDHLL from the coding sequence GTGCCACCAGTGCAGAACGGAGTGCAGGCAAGCTCGTTGGCAGCCTGCTGGATGAAGAGCCGGCACAGCAACGCCGAGGGCAACTGCGTCGAAGTCGCCCCCCTCGTCGACGGCGGGATCGCGATGCGCAACTCCCGCGACCCTGACGGACCCGCCCTCGTCTACACGTCGGCGGAGGTGGCGGCCTTCCTGGCCGGAGCGAAGGACGGCGAGTTCGACCACCTGCTGTGA
- a CDS encoding FAD-dependent oxidoreductase, translated as MPRPLRVAIVGSGPAGIYAADALLKSEVAAEPGVSIDIFERMPAPFGLIRYGVAPDHPRIKGIITALHQVLDKPQIRLFGNVDYGTDIGLDDLRAFYDGVIFATGATADRALSLPGIDLDGSYGAADFVSWYDGHPDVPRTWPLEAEKVAVLGVGNVALDIARVLAKTADELLPTEIPANVHEGLKANRAKEIHVFGRRGPAQAKFSPMELRELDHSPNIEVIVDPEDIDYDEGSITTRRGNKQADMVAKTLENWAIRDTGDRPHKLFLHFFESPVEVLGEDGKVVGLRTERTELDGTGNVKGTGTFHTWDVGAVYRAVGYLSDKLPKLPWDIDSGTVPDEGGRVMQESGEHLQSTYVTGWIRRGPIGLIGHTKGDANETVANLLDDYRNDRLHTPATPAPEAVDAFLAERDIRFTTWDGWYQLDAAEKALGEPEGRERVKIVEREDMLRASGA; from the coding sequence ATGCCCCGCCCCCTGCGGGTAGCCATCGTCGGATCCGGCCCCGCCGGGATCTACGCCGCCGACGCCCTGCTCAAGTCCGAGGTGGCCGCCGAACCCGGCGTGTCCATCGACATCTTCGAGCGCATGCCGGCTCCGTTCGGACTGATCCGTTACGGCGTCGCCCCCGATCACCCGCGGATCAAGGGCATCATCACCGCCCTGCACCAGGTGCTCGACAAGCCGCAGATCCGGCTCTTCGGCAACGTGGACTACGGCACGGACATCGGCCTGGACGACCTGCGGGCGTTCTACGACGGCGTGATCTTCGCCACCGGCGCGACGGCCGACCGGGCGCTCTCGCTGCCGGGCATCGACCTCGACGGCTCGTACGGCGCCGCGGACTTCGTGTCCTGGTACGACGGCCACCCGGACGTGCCACGCACCTGGCCGCTGGAGGCGGAGAAGGTCGCCGTGCTCGGCGTCGGCAACGTCGCACTGGACATCGCGCGGGTCCTGGCCAAGACGGCGGACGAGCTGCTGCCCACCGAGATCCCGGCGAACGTCCACGAGGGTCTGAAGGCCAACCGGGCCAAGGAGATCCACGTGTTCGGCCGCCGCGGCCCGGCGCAGGCGAAGTTCAGCCCGATGGAGCTGCGGGAGCTGGACCACTCCCCCAACATCGAGGTCATCGTCGACCCCGAGGACATCGACTACGACGAGGGCTCGATCACCACGCGGCGCGGCAACAAGCAGGCCGACATGGTGGCGAAGACCCTGGAGAACTGGGCGATCCGCGACACCGGCGACCGTCCTCACAAGCTCTTCCTGCACTTCTTCGAGTCGCCGGTCGAGGTCCTCGGCGAGGACGGCAAGGTCGTCGGTCTGCGGACCGAGCGCACGGAGCTCGACGGGACCGGCAACGTCAAGGGCACCGGCACCTTCCACACCTGGGACGTCGGCGCGGTGTACCGCGCGGTGGGCTACCTGTCCGACAAGCTCCCCAAGCTGCCCTGGGACATCGACTCCGGCACCGTTCCGGACGAGGGCGGCCGGGTCATGCAGGAGTCGGGCGAGCACCTGCAGTCCACGTACGTCACCGGCTGGATCCGGCGCGGTCCCATCGGCCTCATCGGGCACACCAAGGGTGACGCCAACGAGACGGTGGCGAACCTGCTGGACGACTACAGGAACGACCGGCTGCACACACCCGCCACTCCCGCCCCCGAGGCCGTGGACGCGTTCCTCGCCGAGCGCGACATCCGCTTCACCACCTGGGACGGCTGGTACCAGCTGGACGCCGCGGAGAAGGCGCTGGGCGAGCCCGAGGGCCGCGAGCGCGTGAAGATCGTCGAGCGCGAGGACATGCTGCGGGCCAGCGGCGCCTGA
- a CDS encoding SpoIIE family protein phosphatase/ATP-binding protein: MVRLLGRSGTRSPLRPGAAPSARQRREAGPSRWQPVAGLRSVLGGRSVAGQVFLLVVVIVLLLVVAAVVALVLQVRHDTTQEARNRSLAVAETFANAPGTVEALQSPDPTAVLQPRAEAARERSKVDFIVVMNTDGIRYTHPKTDRIGKQFVGTIAPALAGESFTEEIDGTIGPLVQAVVPVTNPDGRVVGLVSAGITTQNVGGTADRQLPLVLAAAAAALALATAGAALVSRRLLHQTHGLGPHEMTRMYEHHDAVLHAVREGVLIVDDGGTLLLANDEAHRLLGLPADAEGRHVLSLGLDPGTADLLASGRVATDEVHRVGDRLLAVNQRTTDRAGVPPGSVATLRDSTELRALSGRAETARERLNMLYDAGVGIGTSLDVTRTAEELTELAVPRFADFVTVDLFDAVLGGGQPNAAAALSRTAVSGIRKDAPLYPAGERIRFVESSPQARSLTTGGPVLEPRLSEAPGWQAQDLERSAQIIAYGIHSLITVPLRAGTLVLGVVSFWRYEKQEPFDADELALAEELVARAAVSIDNARRYTREHSMAVTLQRSLLPRNLPEQGALEIAYRYLPAQAGVGGDWFDVLPLSGARVALVVGDVVGHGLHAAATMGRLRTAVHNFSALDLPPEELIALLDELVGRIDQDETEEEGSAPVTGATCLYAVYDPVSRRCTVARAGHPPPALIHPDGTVEFPDVPAGPPLGLGGLPFETAELELAEGSRLVLYTDGLVEDRERDIDVGLEMLREALGRAGQSPEDTCRVVLDSQLTARSSDDIALIVARTRALAADRVAEWPVPADPVAVGEVRAAVSRQLAEWGLEELTFSTELILSELVTNALRYGGGPIHVRVLRDRNLICEVFDSSSTSPHLRYATMTDEGGRGLFLVAQLAERWGTRYLPAGKVIWAEQPLP, translated from the coding sequence ATGGTCCGACTCTTGGGTCGATCCGGGACTCGATCGCCCCTGCGGCCCGGCGCTGCGCCGTCTGCACGGCAGCGGCGGGAGGCGGGCCCGTCGCGGTGGCAACCCGTGGCGGGGCTGCGGTCGGTGCTGGGCGGACGCAGCGTCGCCGGACAGGTGTTCCTGCTCGTCGTGGTGATCGTGCTGCTGCTGGTCGTGGCGGCCGTGGTGGCGCTGGTGCTGCAGGTGCGGCACGACACGACGCAGGAGGCCCGCAACCGTTCGCTCGCCGTGGCGGAGACCTTCGCCAACGCGCCGGGCACCGTCGAAGCGCTGCAGAGCCCTGATCCCACCGCCGTGCTCCAGCCGCGGGCCGAGGCCGCCCGTGAACGGTCGAAGGTCGACTTCATCGTCGTGATGAACACCGACGGGATCCGCTACACCCATCCCAAGACGGACCGGATCGGGAAGCAGTTCGTCGGGACGATCGCGCCGGCGCTGGCCGGGGAGTCGTTCACGGAGGAGATCGACGGCACCATCGGCCCGCTCGTGCAGGCCGTGGTGCCGGTGACGAACCCGGACGGCCGGGTCGTGGGCCTGGTCTCGGCGGGGATCACGACCCAGAACGTCGGCGGCACCGCCGACCGTCAGCTGCCCCTCGTGCTCGCGGCCGCCGCGGCGGCGCTCGCCCTGGCGACGGCGGGTGCCGCGCTGGTGAGCAGGAGGCTGCTGCACCAGACCCACGGACTCGGGCCGCACGAGATGACCCGGATGTACGAACATCACGACGCCGTGCTGCACGCCGTCCGGGAGGGGGTGCTCATCGTCGACGACGGGGGCACCCTGCTGCTCGCCAACGACGAGGCGCACCGGCTGCTCGGTCTGCCCGCCGACGCCGAGGGCCGGCACGTCCTCAGTCTGGGTCTCGACCCGGGCACCGCGGACCTGCTGGCCTCCGGCCGCGTCGCCACGGACGAGGTGCACCGGGTCGGGGACCGGCTCCTCGCCGTCAACCAGCGGACCACGGACCGTGCGGGCGTGCCGCCCGGCAGCGTCGCCACCCTGCGCGACTCCACCGAGCTGCGGGCCCTGTCCGGGCGGGCCGAGACCGCGCGGGAACGGCTCAACATGCTGTACGACGCCGGTGTGGGCATCGGGACCAGCCTGGACGTGACCCGCACGGCCGAGGAGCTGACCGAGCTGGCCGTTCCCCGGTTCGCCGACTTCGTCACCGTGGACCTGTTCGACGCGGTGCTGGGCGGCGGGCAGCCGAACGCGGCGGCAGCCCTCAGCCGTACGGCGGTGAGCGGGATCCGCAAGGACGCGCCGCTCTACCCGGCCGGCGAGCGGATCAGGTTCGTCGAGTCCTCTCCGCAGGCCCGCAGCCTCACCACGGGCGGCCCCGTCCTGGAGCCCCGGCTGAGCGAGGCCCCGGGCTGGCAGGCGCAGGACCTCGAACGCTCGGCGCAGATCATCGCGTACGGCATCCACTCGCTGATCACGGTGCCGCTGCGGGCCGGCACCCTGGTGCTCGGTGTGGTCAGCTTCTGGCGCTACGAGAAGCAGGAGCCCTTCGACGCGGACGAGCTGGCGCTGGCCGAGGAGCTGGTGGCGCGGGCCGCCGTCTCCATCGACAACGCGCGCCGCTACACCCGCGAGCACAGCATGGCGGTGACGCTCCAGCGCAGCCTGCTCCCCCGCAACCTGCCCGAGCAGGGCGCCCTGGAGATCGCCTACCGCTATCTGCCGGCGCAGGCCGGAGTCGGCGGTGACTGGTTCGACGTGCTGCCGCTGTCGGGGGCCAGGGTCGCCCTCGTGGTCGGGGACGTCGTGGGCCACGGGCTGCACGCCGCCGCCACGATGGGGCGGCTGCGCACCGCGGTGCACAACTTCTCCGCCCTCGACCTGCCGCCCGAGGAACTGATCGCCCTGCTGGACGAGTTGGTCGGCCGTATCGATCAGGACGAGACGGAGGAGGAGGGCAGCGCCCCGGTCACCGGCGCGACCTGTCTGTACGCCGTCTACGACCCGGTGTCCCGGCGCTGCACCGTCGCGCGGGCCGGTCATCCCCCGCCGGCGCTGATCCACCCGGACGGCACTGTGGAGTTCCCCGACGTGCCGGCCGGTCCCCCGCTCGGGCTCGGTGGTCTGCCGTTCGAGACGGCGGAGCTGGAGCTGGCGGAGGGCAGCCGGCTGGTCCTCTACACCGACGGGCTGGTCGAGGACCGGGAGCGGGACATCGACGTGGGCCTGGAGATGCTGCGTGAGGCGCTGGGCCGGGCCGGGCAGTCGCCGGAGGACACCTGCCGGGTCGTGCTGGACTCGCAGCTCACGGCCCGTTCCAGCGACGACATCGCGCTGATCGTCGCGCGGACCCGGGCGCTGGCCGCCGACCGGGTCGCCGAGTGGCCGGTGCCGGCCGATCCGGTGGCCGTGGGCGAGGTGCGGGCGGCGGTCAGCCGGCAGCTGGCCGAGTGGGGCCTGGAGGAGCTGACGTTCAGCACGGAGCTGATCCTGAGCGAGCTGGTCACCAACGCGCTCCGGTACGGCGGGGGCCCCATACACGTCCGCGTGCTGCGCGACCGCAATCTGATCTGCGAGGTGTTCGACAGCAGCAGCACCTCGCCGCACCTGCGGTACGCGACCATGACGGACGAGGGTGGGCGAGGGTTGTTCCTCGTGGCGCAGCTGGCGGAACGCTGGGGGACGCGTTATCTGCCGGCGGGGAAGGTGATCTGGGCGGAGCAGCCCCTGCCATAA
- a CDS encoding lamin tail domain-containing protein, which produces MRIRLVATTALAAGALTALSAVPAQAAEYNSALKIRGIQYDAPGSDSNRCSTGNTDEEYLTIKNYSRSTTVNLKGYVVKDAAGNKFTFTASHTLQPGDYVKLRGGNGADSDAKNVVYRDNCNFMWNNDKDTIYVYKPSGSRADVHSYTKSGSDKDRNGYITYHG; this is translated from the coding sequence ATGCGTATACGCCTTGTCGCCACCACGGCCCTCGCCGCCGGAGCTCTGACCGCCCTCTCGGCGGTCCCGGCCCAGGCCGCCGAGTACAACTCCGCGCTGAAGATCCGGGGCATCCAGTACGACGCTCCCGGCAGCGACTCCAACCGCTGCTCGACGGGGAACACCGACGAGGAGTACCTGACCATCAAGAACTACTCGCGCTCCACGACGGTGAACCTCAAGGGGTACGTCGTGAAGGACGCCGCGGGGAACAAGTTCACCTTCACCGCGAGCCACACCCTTCAGCCGGGTGACTACGTGAAGCTGCGCGGCGGCAACGGCGCCGACTCCGACGCCAAGAACGTCGTCTACCGCGACAACTGCAACTTCATGTGGAACAACGACAAGGACACGATCTACGTGTACAAGCCGTCCGGCAGCCGCGCCGACGTGCACTCGTACACCAAGAGCGGCTCCGACAAGGACCGCAACGGGTACA
- a CDS encoding helix-turn-helix domain-containing protein: protein MSAASHRISRLEPYLDRPEPAPTLLKMLVGVQLAGFREDAGLAQDQAARAVGFSAAKLSRIESGKARRPPTENDVRALLELYGTDAYEASVLLKLLQRAGEPGWWQRYDKRLMPEWFDRLVGLQEAAATIRTFEIQYVPGLLQTPAYTRAVVERGLPNAPSGEVERRVELRRHRARLLSRPDAPQLWAIIDESVLLRVLGSTDVMREQLAHLVEMAERSNVTLQIVPLSVTNASAPAIPITFLRFGGLDLPDVVYLEHIKSANFLEDRDETEEYRIALDRLADEALKPRDSLELLRQTMEQRYP, encoded by the coding sequence ATGTCCGCCGCGTCGCATCGCATCTCCCGCCTGGAACCCTACCTGGACAGGCCCGAGCCGGCGCCGACTCTGCTGAAGATGCTGGTCGGTGTACAGCTCGCCGGCTTCCGCGAGGACGCCGGGCTCGCCCAGGACCAGGCGGCGCGCGCTGTCGGGTTCAGTGCCGCGAAACTGTCCCGCATCGAGTCGGGCAAGGCCCGCCGCCCGCCGACGGAGAACGACGTCCGCGCGCTGCTCGAGCTCTACGGCACCGACGCGTACGAGGCTTCGGTGCTGCTCAAGCTGCTGCAGCGCGCCGGAGAGCCGGGCTGGTGGCAGCGGTATGACAAGCGGCTGATGCCCGAGTGGTTCGACCGGCTGGTCGGACTGCAGGAGGCCGCCGCCACCATCCGTACCTTCGAGATCCAGTACGTGCCCGGCCTGCTGCAGACACCCGCCTACACCAGGGCCGTGGTGGAGCGCGGCCTGCCGAACGCGCCGTCCGGTGAGGTGGAGCGGCGCGTCGAACTGCGCAGGCACCGGGCCCGGTTGCTGTCACGCCCCGACGCCCCGCAGCTGTGGGCGATCATCGACGAGTCCGTGCTGCTGCGCGTTCTGGGCAGTACCGATGTGATGCGGGAGCAGCTCGCGCACCTCGTCGAGATGGCCGAGCGCTCCAATGTGACGTTGCAGATCGTGCCGTTGAGCGTCACCAACGCCTCGGCACCGGCCATTCCGATCACGTTTCTGCGCTTCGGCGGCCTCGATCTGCCCGACGTGGTCTACCTGGAGCACATCAAGAGCGCGAACTTCCTCGAGGACCGCGACGAGACCGAGGAGTACCGGATCGCGCTGGACCGGCTCGCGGACGAGGCGCTCAAGCCCCGCGACTCGCTGGAGCTGCTGCGGCAGACGATGGAGCAGCGCTACCCGTGA